In Streptomyces qaidamensis, one DNA window encodes the following:
- a CDS encoding NUDIX domain-containing protein, translating to MTVRPVVKRTARAVLLDGADLILIKRTKPGVDPYWLTPGGGVEPSDSTVVDALHREVYEELGAKISDVVPCFVDTMEHIGEDGGATGVKVQHFFVCRLESMDPSLRHGPEVDEPVGEYEIVRVPFTRVGIASVHLVPLSLRHYLDGNIEGVLAMHAPDLG from the coding sequence ATGACCGTCCGACCCGTGGTCAAGCGCACCGCCCGCGCCGTTCTGCTGGACGGTGCTGACCTGATCTTGATCAAGCGCACCAAGCCGGGTGTGGATCCCTACTGGCTCACTCCCGGTGGCGGGGTCGAGCCCAGCGACTCGACCGTCGTCGACGCCCTGCACCGCGAGGTGTACGAGGAACTCGGCGCCAAGATCAGTGATGTGGTGCCCTGCTTCGTGGACACCATGGAGCACATCGGGGAGGACGGCGGCGCTACCGGTGTGAAGGTGCAGCACTTCTTCGTATGCCGCCTGGAGTCCATGGACCCCTCCCTGCGCCATGGCCCGGAGGTGGACGAGCCGGTCGGCGAGTACGAGATCGTGCGCGTGCCCTTCACCCGTGTCGGTATCGCCTCGGTCCATCTCGTGCCGCTGTCGCTGCGCCACTACCTCGACGGCAACATCGAGGGAGTGCTCGCCATGCACGCGCCCGACCTGGGCTGA
- a CDS encoding globin domain-containing protein: MLEARHTMDAPTTTSADNGTSGGGGGWFTPRKDPATAPDSDARTSDRTAEGRRPAAIRPVGRPGPVPAASADGTSAPPDSSSGSVSAGGPEQGGEAPDPISTPAPHAPASHAAQHASSPGASSLAGASSPGPAPTALTPAPFASTLAAPPPAAAEQHVPAQRHAPMPSPEEAATAPVEEGSPDALLIRRAMAEVAPVADKVTSYFYALLFVRHPDLRSLFPAAMDTQRDRLLRALLTAAEHIDNKEVLVDYLQNLGRGHRKYGTRAEHYPAVGECLIGALSKYAAGVWNAEMEAAWVRAYTTISQVMIDAAAADELRAPAWWYAEIVTHDLRTPDVAVVTVRPDQPYPFLAGQYTSVETPWWPRIWRHYSFASAPRSDGLLSFHVKAVPAGWVSNALVHRARPGDIIRLGPPAGSMTVDHTTDSGLLCLGGGTGIAPIKALVEDVAEHGDRRPVEVFYGARTDHDLYDIDTMLRLQQSHPWLSVRAIIDQQANQQLPDAIRAYGPWNEFDAYLSGPPGMIRSGMNALRDIGIPSDRIRHDSVEELVAAGS, from the coding sequence ATGCTCGAGGCGAGGCACACCATGGACGCTCCGACCACCACGTCGGCCGACAACGGCACTTCTGGCGGCGGGGGCGGCTGGTTCACACCCCGCAAGGACCCGGCGACGGCGCCGGACAGCGACGCCAGGACGTCCGACAGGACGGCAGAAGGGCGCCGCCCGGCCGCGATACGCCCGGTGGGCAGGCCCGGACCCGTCCCGGCAGCGTCGGCAGACGGCACATCCGCGCCGCCCGACTCCTCGTCCGGCAGTGTGAGCGCTGGTGGGCCGGAGCAAGGGGGTGAGGCCCCGGATCCGATATCGACGCCCGCCCCTCACGCGCCCGCCTCCCACGCCGCGCAGCACGCGTCTTCCCCTGGAGCCTCCAGCCTCGCCGGCGCCTCATCGCCGGGTCCCGCACCGACCGCGCTGACCCCCGCGCCCTTCGCCTCCACGCTGGCTGCGCCCCCACCCGCCGCTGCCGAGCAGCATGTCCCCGCCCAGCGGCACGCTCCGATGCCGTCCCCGGAAGAGGCAGCCACCGCCCCGGTCGAAGAGGGCTCCCCGGACGCCCTGCTCATCCGCCGCGCCATGGCCGAGGTAGCCCCGGTCGCCGACAAGGTCACGTCGTACTTCTACGCCCTGCTCTTCGTCCGCCACCCCGACCTGCGGTCACTGTTCCCGGCCGCGATGGACACCCAGCGGGACCGGCTGCTCAGAGCGCTGCTCACGGCCGCCGAGCACATCGACAACAAGGAAGTCCTCGTCGACTACTTGCAGAATCTCGGCCGGGGGCACCGGAAGTACGGAACACGGGCCGAGCACTACCCGGCCGTCGGCGAGTGCCTCATCGGTGCGCTCAGCAAATACGCCGCCGGGGTCTGGAACGCGGAGATGGAGGCGGCCTGGGTCAGGGCCTACACCACGATCTCCCAGGTCATGATCGACGCGGCGGCCGCGGACGAACTGCGCGCCCCGGCCTGGTGGTACGCGGAGATCGTCACGCATGACCTGAGAACCCCGGACGTCGCGGTCGTCACCGTCCGGCCCGACCAGCCGTACCCCTTCCTCGCCGGGCAGTACACGAGCGTGGAGACGCCCTGGTGGCCCCGGATATGGCGGCACTACTCCTTCGCCTCGGCGCCCCGCTCCGACGGTCTTCTGTCGTTCCATGTGAAGGCCGTTCCGGCGGGCTGGGTCTCCAATGCCCTGGTGCACCGCGCACGCCCCGGCGACATCATCCGGCTCGGCCCGCCCGCCGGTTCCATGACCGTGGACCACACCACCGACAGCGGTCTGCTCTGCCTGGGTGGCGGCACGGGCATAGCGCCCATCAAGGCCCTGGTCGAGGATGTCGCCGAGCACGGGGACCGTCGGCCGGTCGAGGTCTTCTACGGCGCCCGCACGGACCACGACCTGTACGACATCGACACCATGCTCCGCCTCCAGCAGAGCCACCCCTGGCTCTCGGTCCGGGCGATCATCGACCAGCAGGCGAACCAGCAGCTGCCGGACGCGATACGCGCCTACGGGCCGTGGAACGAGTTCGACGCCTACCTCTCGGGGCCGCCCGGGATGATCCGCAGCGGTATGAACGCCCTGAGGGACATCGGCATCCCGTCGGACCGCATACGGCACGACTCCGTCGAGGAACTGGTCGCGGCCGGAAGCTGA
- a CDS encoding low molecular weight protein-tyrosine-phosphatase, translating to MTYRVCFVCTGNICRSPMAEIVFRARVAEAGLDGLVEVDSAGTGGWHEGDGADPRTVAVLEDNGYAGGHTARQFQPSWFSRLDLVIALDSGHLGALRRLAPTEQDAQKVRLLRSYDPAAGDDLDVPDPYYGGMDGFEECLEMVEAASTGLLAAVRKDVEGRAA from the coding sequence GGTCCCCGATGGCCGAGATCGTCTTCCGCGCACGCGTGGCGGAGGCCGGTCTCGACGGGCTGGTGGAGGTCGACAGCGCCGGCACGGGCGGCTGGCACGAGGGCGACGGCGCCGACCCGCGCACGGTGGCCGTCCTGGAGGACAACGGCTACGCCGGCGGCCACACGGCCCGGCAGTTCCAGCCGTCCTGGTTCTCCCGCCTCGACCTGGTGATCGCCCTCGACTCCGGCCACCTCGGGGCGCTGCGCCGCCTCGCGCCGACGGAGCAGGACGCCCAGAAGGTACGGCTGCTCCGCTCGTACGATCCTGCCGCCGGCGACGACCTCGACGTACCGGACCCCTATTACGGGGGCATGGACGGCTTCGAGGAGTGCCTTGAGATGGTGGAGGCGGCGAGCACCGGTCTGCTCGCCGCCGTGCGCAAGGACGTGGAGGGACGGGCGGCATGA
- a CDS encoding LysR family transcriptional regulator: protein MDLALLRTFVTVHRAGSFTRAAALLGLSQPAVTSQIRTLERQLGRPLFLRQARGVTPTSIGDELAHKAAPHLDALVEITETGLDDDSSLRTLHLAGPPEFTAERALPALTELTGEDGQGFALRASFGTAEETLEGLSAGHHDLAISTAQPRGPLLTATALCDEEHVLVAAPRWAEEIGTGQPDRRPEPALEKVPVVEVHESLPFVSRYWASVFDSHPAAPGTVIVPDLRAVLACAAAGAGLAVLPRYLCAPALERGDVVALHEPTVPPLRTYFLVVRTGTLAMPHIARAHEWLQRASADWC, encoded by the coding sequence GTGGATCTGGCCTTGCTGCGGACCTTCGTGACCGTGCACCGGGCCGGCTCCTTCACCCGCGCCGCCGCTCTGCTCGGTCTCTCCCAGCCCGCCGTCACCTCGCAGATACGCACGCTGGAGCGGCAGCTGGGCCGCCCCCTGTTCCTCCGGCAGGCCCGCGGCGTGACCCCGACGAGCATCGGCGACGAACTCGCACACAAGGCCGCGCCCCATCTCGACGCCTTGGTGGAGATCACCGAGACCGGCCTCGACGACGACTCCTCCTTACGGACGCTGCACCTCGCAGGTCCTCCGGAGTTCACCGCCGAACGAGCCCTGCCCGCCCTCACAGAGCTGACCGGTGAGGACGGTCAGGGCTTCGCCTTGCGCGCTTCCTTCGGGACGGCCGAGGAAACACTGGAAGGGCTTTCCGCCGGGCATCACGATCTGGCCATCAGCACGGCCCAGCCGCGGGGCCCCCTGCTCACGGCGACTGCGCTCTGCGACGAGGAGCACGTCCTGGTCGCCGCCCCGCGCTGGGCCGAGGAGATCGGGACCGGCCAACCGGACCGCAGGCCGGAACCGGCCCTGGAGAAGGTGCCCGTGGTGGAGGTGCACGAGTCGCTGCCCTTCGTCTCCCGCTACTGGGCCTCCGTCTTCGACTCGCACCCGGCCGCCCCGGGCACCGTGATCGTCCCCGACCTGCGTGCGGTCCTGGCCTGCGCGGCCGCCGGCGCCGGCCTGGCGGTGCTGCCCCGCTATCTGTGTGCGCCGGCGCTGGAGCGGGGCGATGTCGTCGCCCTGCATGAGCCGACGGTGCCGCCACTGCGGACGTACTTTCTGGTGGTCCGTACCGGGACGCTGGCGATGCCCCACATCGCCCGGGCCCACGAGTGGTTGCAGCGGGCTTCGGCCGACTGGTGCTGA
- a CDS encoding cystathionine gamma-lyase: MASAANEATGSFDEVTGAGDKATGGVDEVTGTAGRATAGAGDGTRAVRAGLPEPVKYEPTLPGPVFAAHFHLPGDPTGPYTYGRDENPTWTLLERAVGELEAPGRGDAETLVFASGMAAISAVLFSQLRTGDVCVLPDDGYQALPLVRAQLEAYGIEVRTAPTGGDAQLDVLDGARLLWIETPSNPGLDVCDIRRLAEAAHARGSLVAVDNTLATPLGQRPLELGADFAVASGTKQLTGHGDVLLGYVVGRDAEAMAAVRRWRKIVGAIPGPMEAWLAHRSIATLQMRVDRQSATALAIAEALHERPEVAGLRYPGLPDDPSHEIAARQMRRFGCVVSFTLPTRARADRFLDALRLVDDATSFGGVRSTAERRGRWGGDAVPEGFIRLSVGAEDPEDLVADVLRALDASAA, from the coding sequence ATGGCGAGTGCCGCGAACGAGGCGACAGGGTCCTTCGACGAGGTTACGGGCGCCGGGGACAAGGCGACGGGCGGCGTCGACGAGGTGACGGGCACTGCGGGACGGGCCACCGCGGGGGCCGGTGACGGCACACGCGCGGTGCGGGCCGGGCTGCCCGAGCCGGTCAAGTACGAGCCCACCCTGCCCGGCCCGGTGTTCGCCGCCCACTTCCACCTGCCGGGTGACCCGACCGGCCCCTACACCTACGGCCGGGACGAGAATCCGACCTGGACGCTGCTGGAGCGCGCTGTCGGCGAGCTGGAGGCACCCGGCCGGGGCGATGCCGAGACGCTCGTCTTCGCGTCGGGCATGGCCGCGATCTCGGCGGTGCTCTTCTCCCAGCTGCGCACCGGCGACGTGTGCGTCCTGCCCGACGACGGCTACCAGGCGCTGCCGCTGGTCCGCGCCCAGCTGGAGGCGTACGGCATCGAGGTGCGCACCGCGCCGACGGGCGGCGACGCCCAGCTCGACGTCCTCGACGGCGCGAGGCTGTTGTGGATCGAGACGCCGTCGAACCCCGGGCTCGACGTGTGCGACATCAGGCGGCTCGCCGAGGCGGCACACGCGCGTGGTTCCCTGGTGGCCGTCGACAACACCCTCGCGACGCCGCTCGGTCAGCGTCCGCTGGAGCTCGGTGCCGACTTCGCGGTGGCCAGCGGCACCAAGCAACTCACCGGCCACGGTGACGTCCTCCTGGGCTATGTCGTCGGCCGGGACGCCGAGGCCATGGCCGCCGTGCGCCGCTGGCGCAAGATCGTCGGGGCCATTCCAGGGCCCATGGAGGCCTGGCTGGCGCACCGTTCGATCGCGACGCTCCAGATGCGGGTCGACCGGCAGAGCGCGACGGCCCTGGCCATCGCCGAGGCGCTGCACGAACGGCCCGAGGTGGCCGGGCTGCGCTACCCGGGTCTCCCTGACGATCCCTCGCACGAGATCGCCGCGCGGCAGATGCGGCGCTTCGGCTGCGTGGTGTCGTTCACCCTCCCCACGCGCGCGCGTGCCGACCGCTTTCTCGACGCGCTGCGGCTCGTGGACGACGCGACGAGCTTCGGCGGGGTGCGGTCCACAGCCGAACGGCGGGGGCGCTGGGGTGGGGACGCGGTGCCTGAGGGCTTCATCCGCCTGTCGGTCGGTGCCGAGGACCCGGAGGACCTGGTGGCGGACGTGCTGCGTGCGCTGGACGCGTCGGCTGCCTGA